One window from the genome of Metabacillus flavus encodes:
- the pfkB gene encoding 1-phosphofructokinase: MIYTCTLNPSIDYLIQLEEFQLGSLNRSKETQLFPGGKGINVSRVMKRLGTESTALGFAGGFTGDYIQNFLHSELITADFIEVQDNTRINVKLKTGMETEINASGPAITIEQQEQLITKIRQLKKGDLLVLAGSIPSSLPLTFYRNLTEICKSAGVETVIDTTGPALEETFQFEPLLIKPNHHELGDLFRAKVSTVNEAAYFGKKLIGLGVRNVIVSMAGEGAVFINEDQVLRASVPKGILKNSVGAGDSVVAGFLASYTKQSDYEEAFRAGTAAGSATAFSHDLCTKEEAEKLLEQVKIEKIG, translated from the coding sequence ATGATTTATACATGTACATTGAATCCTTCTATTGATTACTTAATTCAGCTGGAAGAATTTCAATTAGGAAGCCTGAATCGCTCAAAGGAAACGCAGCTTTTCCCGGGCGGAAAAGGCATTAACGTCTCAAGAGTAATGAAACGGCTGGGAACCGAGAGTACGGCCCTGGGTTTTGCGGGAGGATTCACAGGTGATTATATACAAAATTTCCTTCATTCAGAATTGATAACAGCTGATTTTATTGAAGTTCAGGACAACACAAGAATCAACGTTAAGTTAAAAACCGGAATGGAAACAGAAATTAATGCCTCAGGTCCTGCTATTACAATTGAGCAGCAGGAACAGCTTATTACAAAAATACGTCAGCTTAAAAAAGGAGATTTACTGGTCCTTGCCGGAAGCATTCCTTCCTCACTGCCGCTGACATTTTACCGCAATCTTACAGAAATCTGCAAAAGTGCAGGAGTAGAGACAGTAATCGATACGACGGGTCCTGCATTAGAGGAAACGTTTCAATTTGAACCGCTGTTAATCAAGCCGAACCATCACGAGCTGGGAGATCTGTTTCGTGCAAAAGTTTCCACAGTAAATGAAGCCGCTTACTTCGGTAAAAAACTCATCGGCTTAGGTGTCCGGAACGTCATTGTTTCTATGGCGGGCGAAGGAGCGGTGTTTATTAATGAAGATCAGGTTCTTAGGGCTTCCGTTCCAAAGGGAATTTTAAAGAATTCTGTAGGGGCAGGAGATTCGGTTGTGGCAGGTTTCCTGGCGTCTTATACAAAGCAAAGTGATTATGAAGAAGCATTTCGAGCTGGTACAGCTGCAGGAAGTGCGACAGCTTTTTCGCATGATCTTTGTACAAAGGAAGAAGCAGAAAAACTGCTCGAACAAGTAAAAATAGAGAAAATTGGATGA
- a CDS encoding DeoR/GlpR family DNA-binding transcription regulator, producing the protein MLTPERHGKILAMIEEKEIVNIQELVDATHSSESTIRRDLSQLHKEKKLKRVHGGAELLHQKGIEPNIAQKADINLDEKQKIGKFAAGLVKDGDRIFLDAGTTTLQMIRYLEGKDIMVVTNGLTHLEELSQYQIPTYLIGGYVKQTTRALIGARAISSLSEYRFDKCFMGVNGIHAESGYTTPDPEEAAVKTSAIRFSQTAYMLADRSKFDEVAFAKIADLHEAIVITNELDEDLLEEYAEKTEIKVVGAS; encoded by the coding sequence ATGCTTACACCAGAGCGCCACGGCAAGATTCTTGCCATGATTGAAGAAAAAGAAATTGTTAATATCCAGGAGCTCGTTGATGCTACTCATTCTTCTGAATCTACAATTAGAAGAGATTTAAGCCAGCTTCATAAAGAAAAAAAACTGAAACGGGTTCATGGAGGGGCAGAACTTCTTCATCAAAAGGGCATAGAGCCGAACATCGCGCAAAAGGCAGATATCAACCTTGATGAAAAGCAAAAAATAGGAAAGTTTGCAGCAGGACTTGTGAAGGACGGAGACCGGATTTTTCTGGACGCCGGAACTACTACCCTGCAGATGATCCGCTATCTGGAAGGAAAGGACATTATGGTTGTAACAAATGGCCTTACCCATTTAGAAGAGCTGTCACAATATCAAATTCCCACCTATTTAATAGGCGGCTATGTAAAGCAGACAACAAGAGCACTGATTGGTGCGCGTGCTATCTCGAGCTTAAGTGAATACCGCTTTGACAAATGTTTTATGGGAGTCAACGGAATTCATGCTGAATCGGGGTATACCACACCTGATCCAGAGGAGGCGGCTGTTAAAACAAGCGCCATCCGCTTCTCGCAAACGGCTTATATGCTTGCTGACCGCAGCAAATTTGACGAGGTTGCGTTTGCAAAAATTGCGGACCTGCACGAGGCCATCGTGATTACGAATGAACTTGATGAGGATTTGCTTGAAGAATATGCTGAAAAAACTGAGATAAAGGTTGTGGGCGCATCATGA
- the acsA gene encoding acetate--CoA ligase, which produces MKLEALPASKGNYNLNDYDEAYKNFNWKDAEKNFSWHQTGKLNAAYEAIDRHAETHRKNKVALYYRDPSRSEKYTFKEMKDLSNQAGNVLRQAANVEKGDRVFVFMPRTPELYFIILGAIKSGAIVGPLFEAFMEGAVKDRLYDSSAKVIVTTPELLERIPHDELPDLKHIILVGDETVEGDFIHFGKEMEKASKDFEIEWLDAEDGMLLHYTSGSTGKPKGVLHVQRAMIQHFQTAEWVLDMKEDDVYWCTADPGWVTGTVYGIFGPWLHGASNVIVGGRFKPEAWYQTIEDLGVTVWYSAPTAFRMLMGAGDEIIKNFNLSSLRHILSVGEPLNPEVIRWGTKVFSQRIHDTWWMTETGAQTICNYPSLEIKPGSMGKPVPGVKAAIVDDQGNELPAYQMGNLAIKKGWPSMMHAIWNNQEKYESYFMPGDWYVSGDSAYMDEDGYFWFQGRIDDVIMTSGERVGPFEVESKLVEHPAIAEAGVIGKPDPVRGEIIKAFIALRDGYEPSDELSEEIRTFVKKGLAAHAAPREIEFKDKLPKTRSGKIMRRVLKAWELDLPAGDLSTMED; this is translated from the coding sequence ATGAAATTGGAAGCGCTGCCAGCGTCGAAGGGTAATTATAATCTAAACGACTACGATGAAGCGTATAAGAATTTTAACTGGAAAGATGCGGAGAAGAATTTCTCCTGGCATCAAACGGGAAAATTAAACGCAGCCTATGAAGCAATTGATCGTCATGCAGAGACCCATCGCAAAAATAAAGTTGCGCTTTATTATCGAGACCCTTCCCGGAGCGAAAAATATACGTTTAAAGAAATGAAGGATCTATCCAACCAGGCAGGAAATGTACTCCGCCAGGCGGCCAATGTTGAAAAAGGTGACCGGGTTTTCGTCTTTATGCCGAGAACGCCAGAGCTCTACTTTATCATTCTTGGCGCCATCAAATCAGGAGCGATTGTTGGACCGCTATTTGAAGCATTCATGGAGGGCGCGGTTAAGGACCGTCTTTATGACAGCAGTGCAAAGGTCATTGTGACGACGCCTGAACTGCTCGAACGGATTCCTCATGATGAGCTTCCCGATCTAAAGCACATTATTCTCGTGGGAGATGAGACGGTCGAAGGCGACTTTATACATTTCGGAAAAGAAATGGAAAAGGCAAGCAAGGATTTTGAAATAGAGTGGCTGGATGCAGAGGACGGCATGCTCCTTCATTATACTTCCGGTTCTACAGGGAAGCCAAAAGGTGTCCTGCATGTTCAGCGGGCCATGATCCAGCATTTTCAGACAGCTGAATGGGTTCTTGATATGAAGGAAGATGACGTATATTGGTGCACAGCTGACCCGGGTTGGGTAACGGGTACTGTCTATGGGATATTCGGACCTTGGCTGCACGGCGCGTCGAATGTAATCGTCGGAGGCAGATTCAAACCGGAAGCCTGGTACCAGACAATTGAAGATCTGGGGGTTACGGTTTGGTACAGTGCACCGACAGCATTCAGAATGCTGATGGGTGCAGGGGATGAAATTATCAAAAATTTCAATCTCAGCAGCTTGCGTCACATCCTTAGCGTCGGGGAGCCTCTCAACCCTGAGGTAATCCGCTGGGGAACAAAAGTTTTCAGCCAAAGAATCCATGATACGTGGTGGATGACAGAAACAGGAGCCCAAACCATCTGCAACTACCCTAGTCTTGAAATTAAGCCGGGGTCTATGGGAAAACCAGTTCCGGGGGTCAAGGCTGCCATTGTTGATGATCAGGGAAATGAACTTCCTGCTTATCAAATGGGAAATCTGGCAATTAAAAAGGGCTGGCCTTCCATGATGCATGCGATATGGAACAACCAGGAAAAATATGAATCCTATTTTATGCCTGGCGACTGGTATGTATCAGGGGATTCCGCTTATATGGATGAAGACGGATACTTCTGGTTCCAGGGAAGAATTGATGATGTAATCATGACATCCGGCGAGCGGGTAGGACCGTTTGAAGTAGAAAGCAAGCTGGTTGAACATCCGGCAATCGCAGAAGCAGGGGTAATCGGCAAGCCCGACCCTGTTCGCGGAGAAATCATTAAGGCGTTCATTGCTTTAAGAGACGGCTATGAGCCATCTGATGAATTGAGCGAGGAAATCCGGACGTTTGTAAAGAAAGGTCTGGCTGCTCACGCTGCCCCAAGAGAAATTGAGTTTAAAGATAAGCTTCCTAAAACAAGAAGCGGAAAAATCATGCGCAGAGTATTGAAAGCATGGGAGCTGGATTTGCCTGCAGGTGACTTGTCGACAATGGAAGACTAA
- a CDS encoding GNAT family N-acetyltransferase, with the protein MEHNKTYNAMELKTPNGSLIIEGPIASGKLADYEFHRDLVAFRPPGQQHKALIEIADLPEGRILIARHKHTIVGYVTYLYPDPLERWSEGNMENLIELGAIEVIPEFRGCAAGKNLLRVSMMDDKMEDYIIITTEYYWHWDLKGTSLNVWEYRKVMEKMMNAGGLEWFATDEPEISSHPANCLMARIGKRVDPESIQQFDKLRFKNRFMY; encoded by the coding sequence ATGGAACATAACAAAACCTATAATGCCATGGAATTGAAAACTCCTAACGGCTCTCTCATAATTGAAGGTCCGATTGCATCCGGTAAACTTGCAGATTATGAATTTCACCGGGATTTAGTTGCTTTCAGGCCCCCCGGACAGCAGCATAAAGCTTTAATCGAAATAGCTGATTTGCCTGAGGGAAGAATTCTCATAGCACGCCATAAGCATACAATCGTCGGATATGTGACGTACCTGTACCCGGACCCTTTGGAAAGATGGTCTGAAGGAAATATGGAAAATCTGATTGAGCTTGGCGCCATTGAAGTGATTCCCGAGTTTAGGGGATGCGCTGCTGGAAAAAACCTTTTGAGAGTATCGATGATGGATGACAAAATGGAAGATTACATCATCATCACGACAGAATATTACTGGCATTGGGATTTAAAAGGAACAAGCTTAAACGTATGGGAATATCGTAAAGTGATGGAAAAAATGATGAATGCCGGTGGACTTGAATGGTTTGCGACTGATGAACCGGAGATTAGTTCCCATCCTGCCAATTGTTTGATGGCGAGGATTGGAAAAAGAGTCGATCCGGAATCTATTCAGCAATTTGATAAACTTCGCTTTAAAAACCGTTTCATGTACTAA
- a CDS encoding acetoin utilization AcuB family protein, producing MIVDQIMNRKVITLNPGDTLAKAIDVMKKERIRHIPIVNGNGSLAGIVSDRDVKDAAPSVFQLIEKVDELDQPLENIMKTDVVTGHPLDFVEEISSIFYERKIGCMPILKAGKLAGIITESDLLHTFVQLTGANQPGSQIEVKVPNRAGMLSEVSGIFQQRNINIASVLVYPDRDDHFKILVFRVQTMNPTGIISDLEAAGYPVLWPNMPGMPL from the coding sequence ATGATTGTCGATCAGATCATGAACAGGAAAGTAATTACGCTCAATCCAGGGGATACATTAGCAAAAGCAATTGATGTGATGAAGAAGGAAAGGATTCGGCATATCCCAATTGTTAACGGTAATGGGTCACTTGCAGGAATCGTCTCAGACCGGGATGTTAAAGACGCAGCCCCATCAGTATTTCAGCTTATCGAAAAAGTGGACGAGTTAGACCAGCCGCTTGAAAATATTATGAAAACGGATGTTGTAACAGGACATCCTCTCGATTTTGTTGAAGAAATTTCATCTATCTTTTATGAACGAAAAATTGGCTGCATGCCTATCTTAAAAGCTGGAAAACTAGCAGGGATTATTACCGAATCCGACTTGCTTCATACATTTGTTCAGCTTACGGGGGCAAATCAGCCGGGCTCTCAGATAGAAGTGAAAGTACCAAACCGTGCAGGAATGCTATCTGAAGTATCAGGAATTTTTCAGCAGCGCAATATCAATATTGCAAGTGTCCTCGTTTATCCTGACCGGGATGATCACTTCAAAATCCTGGTATTCAGGGTGCAGACAATGAACCCTACTGGCATTATTTCTGATCTGGAGGCGGCCGGTTACCCTGTTTTATGGCCAAATATGCCGGGGATGCCGTTATGA
- a CDS encoding acetoin utilization protein AcuC: MKDSLFVYSEEFLNYQFNQHHPFNQLRVKLTLDLLKKMGKIEDSMIIPARRATPEELALIHDQKYIEAVQKAGKGELGEEEAGNYGIGTEDTPIFAGMHDASAALVGGTLEAVDAVMTGKAKHALNLGGGLHHGFRGKASGFCVYNDSSVAIKYMQEKYQARVMYVDTDAHHGDGVQWSFYDDPSVCTLSLHETGRYLFPGTGNITERGHGAGYGYSFNIPLDAFTEDESWLDAYRNSFREVIKFFKPDVIFSQNGADAHYLDPLTHLSSTMEIYKEIPKLAHELAHEYCNGRWIAVGGGGYDIWRVVPRAWAMIWLQMQNEIPSGPLPQEWLDAWQDQSPVPLPAGWEDPRPLYKPIPRKPEIEEKNAHTVAKALQIIRQNQMTKKNANG, encoded by the coding sequence ATGAAGGACTCCCTTTTTGTATATTCTGAGGAATTCCTGAACTATCAGTTTAACCAGCATCATCCATTTAATCAGCTTCGGGTAAAACTGACTTTGGATTTGCTGAAGAAAATGGGGAAAATCGAAGATAGCATGATTATTCCCGCAAGGAGAGCTACTCCTGAGGAACTTGCTCTTATCCACGACCAGAAATACATTGAGGCTGTGCAAAAAGCAGGAAAAGGTGAATTAGGAGAAGAAGAAGCAGGAAATTACGGCATTGGCACAGAGGATACTCCCATCTTTGCAGGGATGCATGATGCGAGTGCAGCACTTGTCGGTGGTACACTTGAGGCTGTTGATGCAGTAATGACCGGAAAAGCGAAGCACGCATTAAATCTGGGGGGTGGGCTGCACCATGGGTTCCGGGGTAAGGCTTCTGGATTTTGCGTCTATAACGACAGTTCCGTAGCGATCAAGTATATGCAGGAAAAATACCAGGCAAGGGTCATGTATGTCGACACGGATGCCCATCATGGAGACGGAGTTCAATGGTCTTTTTATGACGACCCGTCTGTTTGCACCCTATCCTTGCATGAGACTGGACGCTATTTATTTCCTGGAACAGGAAACATAACGGAACGCGGTCACGGAGCCGGATATGGCTATTCCTTCAATATCCCTCTTGATGCGTTTACAGAGGATGAATCCTGGCTCGATGCCTACAGGAATTCATTCCGGGAAGTTATAAAATTCTTCAAACCCGATGTAATCTTTTCACAAAATGGTGCAGATGCTCATTATTTAGATCCTCTTACACATCTCTCGTCAACAATGGAAATTTACAAGGAAATTCCTAAGCTTGCACATGAATTAGCACATGAATATTGCAATGGCAGGTGGATTGCTGTAGGCGGCGGGGGCTATGATATATGGCGGGTCGTTCCAAGAGCATGGGCCATGATTTGGCTGCAAATGCAAAACGAAATTCCTTCAGGTCCTCTTCCGCAGGAATGGCTGGATGCCTGGCAAGACCAATCACCTGTTCCGCTCCCAGCCGGCTGGGAAGATCCAAGGCCGCTTTATAAACCAATTCCCCGCAAACCTGAAATTGAAGAAAAGAACGCGCACACGGTTGCTAAAGCGCTGCAAATCATTCGGCAAAATCAAATGACGAAGAAAAATGCCAACGGATAA
- a CDS encoding IS1182 family transposase, which produces MYKQYNMDQVVLPLDLEMKLDEKDIAHTVHHMVEQIPNEAFSSFVRETGCPAYHPRMMMKIILCAYTQSVFSGRKIEGLLTDSVRMMWLSQGYVPCYRTINRFRVHPEVKHLLRQGFVQFRCQLVQKKLIDAEAIFIDGTKIEANANKFTFVWRKSVERYSDSLVEKSSQIYDELLEKDIIPAIERDHEEELKAEELSLIVKQLEEKVEELNQKIEASEDGKARKELRSMRKEPKKLHKMFTDFVTRKQKYENDMKIFKERNSYSKTDPDATFMRMKDDYMKNGQLKPGYNVQIATQGQFTLAYDLFPNPTDTRTFIPFLNHIEKYFFKLPEYIVADAGYGSEENYADVLENRKRTPLITYNTYRKENKKSFKKNEFHAANWAYKEEDDSFTCPKGKRLTFRYLSHRTDRTGFKREIKVYECEDCSDCPLRAQCTKAKDGNNRKVYYNEKWEQQKNQIKQQLSEEKTGSIYAQRKIDVEPVFGYLKANLRFNRMSVRGKNKVENELGFAFMAVNLKKYTAMNT; this is translated from the coding sequence ATGTATAAACAGTATAACATGGACCAGGTTGTTTTGCCCCTGGATTTAGAAATGAAACTCGATGAAAAAGATATTGCCCACACCGTTCATCATATGGTTGAACAGATTCCCAACGAAGCCTTTTCTAGTTTCGTACGCGAGACCGGGTGTCCAGCTTATCACCCGAGAATGATGATGAAAATTATCTTATGCGCTTATACCCAATCTGTTTTTTCTGGCAGAAAAATTGAGGGACTCCTTACAGACAGCGTTCGGATGATGTGGCTTTCTCAAGGGTATGTCCCGTGTTATCGAACCATTAACCGGTTCCGGGTCCATCCGGAAGTGAAACACCTTCTTCGTCAAGGATTTGTCCAATTTCGATGTCAGCTGGTTCAAAAAAAGCTAATTGATGCCGAGGCGATTTTTATTGATGGAACCAAAATTGAAGCCAACGCCAATAAGTTTACATTTGTCTGGCGGAAATCGGTGGAGAGGTATAGTGACAGCTTGGTGGAGAAGTCCAGCCAAATCTATGATGAACTGTTGGAAAAGGATATTATCCCGGCCATTGAACGGGATCATGAGGAAGAACTCAAGGCGGAAGAGCTCTCTTTAATCGTGAAACAACTGGAAGAAAAAGTGGAGGAACTGAATCAAAAAATAGAGGCAAGTGAAGATGGGAAAGCACGGAAAGAACTTCGTTCCATGCGCAAAGAACCAAAGAAGCTTCATAAGATGTTTACAGATTTTGTGACGCGCAAACAAAAATATGAAAACGATATGAAAATCTTCAAGGAACGCAACAGTTACTCAAAAACGGATCCGGATGCGACGTTCATGCGAATGAAAGATGATTACATGAAAAATGGACAACTCAAACCCGGTTATAATGTTCAGATTGCGACTCAAGGTCAATTTACGCTCGCTTACGATTTATTTCCAAATCCAACTGATACACGCACATTCATTCCATTTTTGAATCATATTGAGAAGTACTTCTTCAAACTCCCGGAGTATATCGTCGCGGATGCGGGGTATGGAAGCGAAGAAAACTACGCGGATGTCTTAGAGAATCGGAAACGTACACCGCTCATTACCTATAATACCTATCGTAAAGAGAACAAAAAGAGTTTCAAGAAGAACGAGTTTCACGCCGCCAATTGGGCGTACAAGGAAGAAGACGATTCGTTCACATGTCCAAAAGGGAAACGATTGACGTTCCGCTATTTATCCCATCGCACCGATCGCACCGGCTTTAAGCGAGAGATCAAAGTATATGAATGCGAGGACTGTTCCGATTGCCCTCTACGCGCTCAATGTACAAAAGCGAAGGATGGGAATAACCGCAAGGTCTATTACAACGAGAAGTGGGAGCAACAGAAAAATCAGATCAAGCAGCAGCTTTCGGAAGAAAAAACGGGCTCCATCTACGCTCAACGCAAGATTGACGTAGAACCAGTTTTTGGATATCTGAAGGCTAATTTGCGTTTCAACCGAATGTCCGTAAGGGGCAAAAACAAGGTAGAAAACGAATTAGGTTTTGCCTTCATGGCGGTGAACTTGAAAAAGTACACCGCCATGAACACATAA
- the ccpA gene encoding catabolite control protein A, producing MSNITIYDVAREANVSMATVSRVVNGNPNVKPTTRKKVLESIERLGYRPNAVARGLASKKTTTVGVIIPDISSIFYAELARGIEDIATMYKYNIILSNSDQNQDKELHLLNTMLGKQVDGILFMSGNVTSAHTEEFKRSPVPIVLAASIDMENETPSVNINYEQGAYDAVTMLADKGHKRIGYVSGPLEEPTNREKKLNGYKRALKDAGISFDENLVTEGDYTYDSGIEAYEKLEELSDKPTAIFVGTDEMALGVIHAAQDRGRSIPADVEIIGFDNTRLATMVRPQLTTVVQPTYDIGAVAMRLLTKLMNKETVEEKAVELPHRIEVRQSTK from the coding sequence ATGAGCAATATAACCATATATGATGTGGCGCGGGAAGCAAATGTATCAATGGCAACCGTATCACGTGTCGTGAATGGCAATCCAAACGTAAAACCTACTACAAGGAAAAAGGTGCTTGAATCCATAGAGCGTCTAGGCTACCGCCCGAACGCTGTCGCAAGAGGCTTGGCGAGCAAAAAGACAACAACAGTAGGTGTAATCATCCCGGATATTTCCAGTATCTTTTATGCAGAACTGGCAAGAGGAATTGAAGATATCGCAACGATGTATAAGTACAATATTATTTTAAGCAATTCTGACCAAAATCAGGATAAAGAGCTTCATTTGCTTAATACGATGCTTGGAAAACAAGTGGACGGAATTCTGTTTATGAGCGGAAACGTTACGAGCGCTCATACCGAAGAATTCAAGCGTTCTCCTGTGCCTATCGTACTTGCTGCCTCAATAGACATGGAAAACGAAACACCTTCCGTTAACATTAATTATGAACAGGGTGCTTATGATGCGGTAACCATGCTTGCTGATAAAGGCCACAAACGGATCGGCTATGTGTCAGGTCCATTGGAAGAGCCTACAAATCGTGAAAAGAAGCTAAACGGCTACAAGCGTGCGCTTAAGGATGCAGGAATTTCCTTTGATGAAAATCTCGTTACTGAAGGAGATTACACATACGACTCAGGGATTGAGGCGTATGAAAAGCTCGAGGAATTATCAGACAAGCCTACGGCTATATTTGTAGGAACGGATGAAATGGCGTTAGGTGTTATCCATGCTGCACAAGACCGGGGACGCAGCATCCCGGCTGATGTGGAAATCATCGGATTTGATAATACACGTTTAGCTACAATGGTACGCCCGCAGCTTACGACAGTCGTCCAGCCGACTTATGACATTGGAGCGGTTGCGATGCGTTTACTGACGAAGCTAATGAACAAAGAAACCGTAGAAGAAAAAGCGGTTGAATTGCCGCACCGCATCGAAGTGCGCCAATCAACTAAATAA
- a CDS encoding bifunctional 3-deoxy-7-phosphoheptulonate synthase/chorismate mutase, translating into MSHAELEALRERADEINLQILKLINERGRLVQEIGKAKEAQGVNRYDPVRERKMLNQILESNDGPFEQSTLQHIFKEIFKAGLELQEDDHSKALLVSRKKKAEDTVVMVKGEPIGDGGQSFIVGPCAVESYEQVAAVAAAAKKQGIKILRGGAFKPRTSPYDFQGLGLEGLKILKKVADEYDLAVISEIVNPADIEIALDYVDVIQIGARNMQNFELLKAAGAVRKPVLLKRGLAATLQEFMNAAEYIIAQGNDQIILCERGIRTYEKATRNTLDISAVPILKQETHLPVFVDVTHSTGRKDLLLPTAKAALAIGADGVMAEVHPDPAVALSDSAQQMNIDEFNNWISELRPMVKVKA; encoded by the coding sequence ATGAGTCACGCAGAATTAGAAGCACTCCGGGAGAGAGCAGACGAAATCAATCTTCAAATTCTTAAACTAATTAATGAACGGGGCAGACTGGTTCAGGAAATTGGAAAAGCAAAAGAAGCACAGGGTGTTAATCGTTATGACCCGGTTCGCGAGCGCAAAATGCTAAATCAAATTCTAGAGTCTAATGATGGACCTTTTGAACAGTCTACTCTTCAGCATATTTTCAAAGAAATTTTCAAAGCGGGATTAGAGCTGCAGGAAGATGATCACAGCAAAGCGCTGCTTGTATCAAGAAAGAAAAAGGCTGAAGATACAGTGGTTATGGTAAAGGGTGAGCCAATCGGCGACGGAGGGCAATCCTTCATTGTAGGCCCTTGCGCAGTGGAAAGCTATGAGCAGGTAGCAGCTGTGGCAGCAGCGGCTAAAAAACAAGGAATTAAAATTTTGCGCGGCGGTGCCTTCAAGCCAAGAACAAGCCCATATGATTTCCAGGGCTTAGGATTAGAAGGCTTGAAAATCCTTAAAAAAGTAGCGGATGAATACGATCTTGCTGTAATCAGTGAAATTGTTAATCCTGCAGATATAGAAATCGCTCTTGATTATGTTGATGTCATTCAAATCGGTGCACGCAATATGCAGAACTTTGAGCTTCTAAAAGCTGCTGGTGCGGTTCGCAAGCCTGTTTTGCTTAAGAGAGGTCTTGCTGCTACCCTGCAGGAATTCATGAATGCTGCTGAGTACATCATTGCCCAAGGAAATGATCAAATCATTCTTTGCGAGCGCGGTATTCGCACATATGAAAAAGCAACCCGCAACACGCTGGATATTTCAGCTGTGCCGATTTTAAAACAAGAAACTCATTTACCGGTATTCGTAGATGTAACGCATTCTACAGGAAGAAAAGATCTTCTTCTTCCAACTGCAAAAGCTGCACTTGCAATTGGGGCAGACGGAGTAATGGCAGAGGTTCATCCTGACCCGGCCGTTGCGCTTTCCGATTCAGCACAGCAAATGAACATCGACGAATTCAACAATTGGATTTCTGAACTTAGACCAATGGTGAAAGTAAAAGCATAA
- the ytxJ gene encoding bacillithiol system redox-active protein YtxJ, with protein sequence MKEQIKEISEFENLLQTHNRFLFVKHSLTCPISKEAFRQFSQYDSSQDELKTFYLHVQESRELSAYIADKLGVKHESPQALLIDNGSVIWNASHWNITADSLGKASAL encoded by the coding sequence TTGAAAGAACAGATTAAGGAAATCAGTGAATTTGAAAACCTGCTTCAAACACATAACCGATTTTTATTTGTTAAACATAGTTTGACATGCCCAATCAGCAAAGAAGCCTTTAGGCAATTTTCCCAATATGATTCCTCTCAGGATGAGTTAAAAACGTTTTATCTCCATGTACAGGAATCCAGAGAACTTTCTGCCTATATAGCAGACAAGCTTGGTGTTAAGCATGAATCGCCCCAAGCATTGCTGATTGATAATGGATCGGTGATATGGAATGCATCCCATTGGAATATTACCGCGGATTCACTCGGAAAAGCGTCAGCGTTATAA
- a CDS encoding YtxH domain-containing protein yields the protein MSKDGINSKDFMIGTLIGGIVGASAALLLAPKSGKDLRDDLGSQANLVAEKTNKITNDALGKSTEWANKAKEKTASLSQTVSSQSSSIMNKVKDIRSGDKTPEQDPMNAEVSAIDELAEEAASSSRPSAFDSQENVLQEAREFAEKDSSK from the coding sequence ATGAGCAAAGATGGGATCAATAGCAAAGATTTTATGATCGGCACCCTTATTGGGGGAATCGTTGGAGCTTCAGCAGCCCTATTGCTTGCTCCCAAATCTGGCAAGGATTTAAGAGATGACCTTGGAAGCCAGGCGAACTTGGTTGCAGAGAAAACAAATAAAATAACGAATGATGCATTAGGCAAAAGTACTGAATGGGCGAATAAGGCAAAGGAAAAAACGGCTTCCCTGTCTCAAACGGTCAGCAGCCAGTCTTCTTCCATTATGAATAAAGTGAAGGATATCCGCAGCGGGGACAAAACGCCTGAACAGGATCCGATGAATGCAGAAGTGTCAGCGATTGATGAACTGGCTGAAGAAGCAGCCTCATCCTCCCGCCCATCGGCATTTGACTCCCAGGAGAACGTTTTGCAGGAAGCGCGCGAATTTGCAGAAAAAGACTCCTCAAAGTAA